The Brassica oleracea var. oleracea cultivar TO1000 chromosome C6, BOL, whole genome shotgun sequence genomic interval TCAAAATATAACATATACAGAAAAATCTAAATTTTTTATTATATGTTTAATGTTTTTGTTTAATTTATTTTAATATTTTAAAATTAAACAAATATGATAGAAGATACAATAATTTTTATCAAATTTTTATTATTCAAAATAATTAATTGTCATATATATATTAGTCACATTAGGCAGTTTCGTAATTTTTATTTAAGAAAATAATGAAGAACATTAATAATGAATTTTTTATTAGTTTAATAAAAAGTTTATTATATATTTAGATAGACTAATCTATTTGTTTAAGGATTCTAAGAATCATCGTACCGATGACACGTGGGTACAAAAAAATATTATAATGCTTTTCAATTAATATATAAGTGATATGGCCAACACATGTTTTTTTTTTTTAATTTGTAGTTGTCCTTATTTACCAAAAAACTCCGACACTATATATAATCATCCAATTAGGATTATTACTCTCATCACAAAACTTTTGGCCATTGATAAATACTTTTTCAAATAATGGAACCAAAACACAAAGCTTTGCCTGTAGGATTCAGGTTTCGTCCAACAGATTGTGAGATTTCAAAATATTTCTTGACGAGAAAAGCTCTGGAACAACGAATGAGAGGTCCCAATGTACCTGAAGAGTGTCATGATATCTTCTCAAGACGTCCTCGTGACTTGCCTGGTAAGTTTTCACCAATCCTAAACCTAAATTTTTGTTTCAAGATTAACCAGATTTTCAATCTAGGTTTCGTGTTCCATTGTCCGGATCTTGCTTATAGGTTAATGAACTAATGTTCGGTCTCTATCTCTATTGGTTATTTCAGGCTATCCAAGAGAAACGCATTGGTACTTTTATTGCAGAAAACTTGATGGCCAAGTTACTTACAACTCTCATAGTATTTGGAAACAAATCGGAGAAGAAACTGGTGTGTTAGATCCAAAGAATAATGATACATTAGTCGGTATCAAACGTCCATTCACTTTCGTTGATCATAAAGAAGAACCCGACGATATTCTTTTGTCAGATGAAGACGAACCTCCACAATACAATTGGTTCATGGATGAATTTAGCCTCCCATTGACAATTTCAGAGACTGATTGGGTTGTGTGCCATGTTTTTCGCAAGAATAACGAACCTGAATCCGAAGAAGAAGGAGAAAATGAAGAAAAAGAAACTGTTAAAGCAGAGAGTTTGGATCTTCTTATGGAGAAAGATGGAAATGTTCTTCCTCCATCTCCTTCTCCACCTTAGCTTCTTCTGATGGCTTTATCAAGATGTTCTTAAAAACGGGTGGGTTAGTTTTTTTGAAGGATTATTATTATACTTATTATGTAGTTTTGTCACGAATAAAAAAAATAAAGGACAAATTGTAAAGATCAGTTTATAAGAATCGGAATGAAAGCACAACAGAATCTCATCAGCAATAATAATAATAGTTCTTGGAATCAGAGCATTAGATTCTCAATACCTTATCATAGTCCAAAACTTTATCACCTACTTGCTGCAGACCTAAATTGCCTTTTAGTCCTTTTTCAGATTTGAGAAAGAAATTTTGAAGAAGAAAAGAGTGGCTTTCCAAAACATGTTTATACGTAATAATTTATTATTTTTACCTAA includes:
- the LOC106299349 gene encoding protein ATAF2-like, with protein sequence MEPKHKALPVGFRFRPTDCEISKYFLTRKALEQRMRGPNVPEECHDIFSRRPRDLPGYPRETHWYFYCRKLDGQVTYNSHSIWKQIGEETGVLDPKNNDTLVGIKRPFTFVDHKEEPDDILLSDEDEPPQYNWFMDEFSLPLTISETDWVVCHVFRKNNEPESEEEGENEEKETVKAESLDLLMEKDGNVLPPSPSPP